CGCTCTCTGGCTGGAAGCCCACCATGGCACGGTTGTCAGTCACCTTCTCCCCACCCACCAGAGGAAGAATGAGGTCCAGTGCTTGGCTCGAGAGGATCCCCGAGGCTTAATATGAACCCCAGAGAAGGATTGGCACTCATTCCAatccttcccatcccaggaagcCTTCTAGTTACTAATCTGCACCTTTATCCTCTGGGACAGCATGGTTAACACTGAGTCTATTGCCCCCAACAGCCAAGAAAGAGATGCAGGCAATCCCCCACGGTGGGGGAAATATCTGTGGTTATTGTTAGTCttgaaaaggaattttatttaatatctctGTAGCAGAATTATGGGAGTCACTTTTGATTCTACTTGAGTAAAAATTCTCTGCAAGTTGGCAGTGACTGTGGAACTGAAAAGTTAACACATCCCAGGAAAGCCACCCTCCTGGGGAAATGAGACTGATCTTCAGGGATGAGGAGACACATGGCCGGCCTGGAGTCAAGGGTGAGCTTTCAGCACCAGAGCAGGTATTCTTGCAAGAAGGCCTTGGCCTTCTTGATCTAGTGACATGAGTCACTCTCCTGGGACTCGCTGGTGGCTGAAGTGTGGGTGTGGGGGTCCTCCAAGCCCAGTGGGACCATTGAGACTCCAGACCTGGAagctccctgggaagcccaacagagcAGGTGAGCTCCATGCTGTAGTGAGGGGAGCAAGCTTCCTGGCCCAGGAGGAGCTCTCTGAGGGCGACTAGGTGCAGAGGAAGTTGGGAAAGTATTGATAAAGAGGGTTGTAGCTCCTCATGTTTCTTTTCAGGCAGTAGACGAATTTCTGATCGCATGCGCAGAGCTGCTGCTGGCAGCGGGACCCGTGTTCTGCAAACAGGATGCCAAATGCAGGATGAGAAAGCAAACAGACGCTCTGTGACACTGACTCCAGGCTGGCCCTGGAGCAAGATTTCCTGCTAGCCTGAGTGGACACCCCAGTCTCCTTCCTACTCTCAGCCTGAGGAGGGATCCCAGCTTCTATGCTGAGGGTGCATCATCGGATGGAAGGGGCACAGCCACTAGCAGCCCAGGGTGAGGTTTGAGCCCAGGGAGACCCagctcctgccctcagggagtcTCCAGTCTGATGGAGAACACAGATACCCTCCAGAGTTCCCAGTGTGATGGTGGAGACAGCTCTGGCTCTGGAGAAACTCCAGTTCTCAGAGAGGAGAGGCCATCCCCAGATTTAACTTTGAACTCAGATGGACCTGAGCTTGAATCCCAACTCTAGCTGTGTGTGCTTGGCAATCCTTtttgagtctgtttcctcatctgtaaaatggggacattaAACCCACCCACAGCAAGCAAAAGGACATATGCAGAGCGCTTGACTCCTACAGCATGTTGAGCCTAAGACCCTTCAACCTGTCCTTGGAGGTCAGACACAGCTGCAATAATCCTGCCTCTCTTGCCCCCATCTCTGCCCACCCAGATATAGACTGGCTGAGCTCTCGGGACAGCTGACCTCAGAGACAGCAGGAACCCAGGCTCTTCGGGTGACCCGAATGGAGGCCCCAGCCTTACCGCAGATGATGAAGCCCCACGCAACCCTGTATCTGTAGGCCTGTGTCAAGACGTCACAGTCTTGTGTCTCCATCTGGGCGTAGCAGTGGTCATGCTTCCAACAGCACCTGTCGATGCAAGAGCCTCAGATCCCAAGCAAAGGGCATCTGTGCCTTGAGCAGAAGCCACCATGTTGGTTAAGGTCTGATCAAGAAAGAATCTCATAGTGGCTAAGTCCTTCCATTAGGGTTGCCCCACACTTGTACCAGTTCACAGGCTGGCTCTCTCCTCCTGGGCCCATGgggagactacatttcccagcctcctttgcaggTATGTGTGGTCACATGACTAGACAGCCTGTCGGCCAGGGAAATGCACAGAACTTCTAGACCTACCCATAGAAACCTCCCACTCTGTGgtcctccactctctctctccatctcagcAGGAAGGAAATGTCCCAGCTAAGGGCTCTGAGGCCATAGGGAGAGCCACAAGACAGGAGAAACCTGGGTCCTGGA
The window above is part of the Bos javanicus breed banteng chromosome 2, ARS-OSU_banteng_1.0, whole genome shotgun sequence genome. Proteins encoded here:
- the PLA2G5 gene encoding phospholipase A2 group V isoform X2; protein product: MKGLLMLAWFLACSVPAVPGSLLDLKSMIEKVTGKPALKYYGFYGCYCGWGGHGTPMDGTDWCCWKHDHCYAQMETQDCDVLTQAYRYRVAWGFIICEHGSRCQQQLCACDQKFVYCLKRNMRSYNPLYQYFPNFLCT
- the PLA2G5 gene encoding phospholipase A2 group V isoform X1; the protein is MVLVRTLEMKGLLMLAWFLACSVPAVPGSLLDLKSMIEKVTGKPALKYYGFYGCYCGWGGHGTPMDGTDWCCWKHDHCYAQMETQDCDVLTQAYRYRVAWGFIICEHGSRCQQQLCACDQKFVYCLKRNMRSYNPLYQYFPNFLCT